One window of the Besnoitia besnoiti strain Bb-Ger1 chromosome Unknown contig00086, whole genome shotgun sequence genome contains the following:
- a CDS encoding cytochrome b (encoded by transcript BESB_081200), translating to MVLGSYVELSHPDNSIPVNRFVTPLHIVPEWYFLAYYAVLKVIPSKTGGLLVFMSSLINLALLSEIRALNTRMLIRQHFMTRNVVSGWVIIWVYSMIFLIIIGSAIPQATYILYGRLATIVYLTTGLVLCLY from the exons atggttttgggctc ctatgtcgaattatcgcacccagataactccataccagtgaaccggtttgtaactccgcttcatatcgtacctgaatggtactttttagcatattatgcggtgttaaaagtaatcccatccaaaaccggtggtttgttagtatttatgtcctctctcattaacttagctcttttatctgaaattcgagctttgaatactcgaatgttgatacgacaacattttatgactcgaaatgtagtcagtggatgggtaattatttgggtatacagtatgatcttcttgattattattggtagtgctattccacaagcgacttatatcttatatggtagattagctactatcgtatatcttactaccggattggttctatgcttatactaa